The stretch of DNA GGTGTGTTAACGAGTTTTATCTGGGGTTGGGCTTCTGATCGCTATGGAAGTAAGCCAGTTTTGCAGATTAATATGGTTCTGACAGCAATTTTACCCATATTGTGGTTTATTACACCCTATCGATCAAATTTTAGTTTTATTGTCGCATTGGGGATTTCTTTAATTCAAGGAGCCTCTCAGATGGGACGTAATATTGGTGGAGCACGTCTACTCTATAATCGTTTGGTTCCGATTAAATTCAGCACTCCCTATTTTGCCCTGTACAACGCCAATTTAGGTTTGATGATGGGATTAAGTCAAGTATTTGGGGGCATACTATTGGATTCTTTGGACAATATCTCGGGGTCAATCAGACAATTCCCGATAAATTCCTATAGTATTCTATTTGGGCTGATATTAATTTTTTCGTTTATTGGAATTATGGTCATCATGACCGTAAAAAGTGAGGGTGAAGTTAGTGTGGGCGAGTTTGTCAGCTTATTCTTTAAGGGAAATCCTTTGCTTGCATTTGAATCGCTTATTGGTTACAGCCGACCTAAAAAGGAACGAGAAACTATTAACCTGACTGAGCGTTTGGGTAGAACCCAATCTTATTTGGTAATTGACGAATTGCTGTCGACATTAAAAGATCCCCGGTTTTTTGTGCGATATGAAGCAATTATCTCGATTGCCAGACATCATCCCCACCCAAAATTAACGGAAGCAATCATCGAGATTTTGAATGGCAATGATCCAGCTTTAAGTGTCATCAGCGCCTGGGCATTAGGACGCATAAAGGATCCCAAAGCTTTGGAAGCTTTGCGGCATTCCGCTGTTCATTCAGAGTATCGTTCCGTGCGTGCTCATTGTGTCAGGTCTTTAGGCGCTTTAGGAGATCGCGAATCCATACCCCTCATTTTGGCGTTATTTCAAAATGAAACAGATCGAGGATTATTACAAGCTTGCGCCTCTGCACTGGGGCATTTGGGTGAAGCCTCTGTTTTTGATGACCTCATCGATTTAATGCTCTCGAGTACCGTAAAGGAAAATCGGGATGAGTTACTATTAACACTGGCAAGGTTAATTGGAAACGAAGATGATTTTATCTTGATTCACAGACAGTTGACTGAAGATTTCTTCACCAATGCTTCTATCATCATACATGCTTTGCGGATTGGCACAGATACTGATCTTGATCCTTTATTAATTTCAACCTGTTCGTCCGAATTTGCAAAAGGAAATATGGAAAGTGCATCCCAGATGTTATTAGAAATCTCACACCGCTTATTTGAGGGAGCCGATAATGCATTATTAAATGCCTTGTTGCACAGGTTTTCAACCCATATCGAAGGAAACAATGAAAACCTGAGAAATTTATCATTGTTGATGATCTTTGCTGTTTTTAGCATTACTGAAAACAAGTAAATCTTAGCAGGTGTATTTTTTGATCGTGCTCCGTACACTTACTACAAAGGCTGTGCCTTTTTATCAATAGCCGCTGGATTTATACAGCCCATATGCGGATGGAACTTTATCAGCATGATCGGTTTGTTTTTACCACCAAAAAATATTCTATAAGCTGATTTTTCTTCGGGGGCAATTCCCCCAGGGTTATCATACCCGGGGGGATGGTTGGCATTCCATTGATTTACTGGGGTGAAAAAATGATGGGCCTGTTTCTATAAAGCGTATCCAGGACGGGTTAGCACTCACCATTCATCAACGCTCCTTGTGCCATTCTCAGCTTTTCTTCACCATTGAAATAAGTTTGACTATTTTAAATAATTAAGCAATAATATAAGTAAATCGTGTGAAGTATTGCTACTCCCATTAATGTCATATTCACAATCAAATCATTTCACTTTGGAGGACGCTATGAAAGCGTTAAAAATTGTTTTTGGTTTGTTGATCATCCTGGCGCTGATCAGCGCACCGGCGGTGATCGCCCAGGAGGGCGATTTCCCCTGGCGCGAGGCGCCACCCGAAGGCACCGTCTACGAGCCGTCTCCTGATTTTGATCCTTATCACCGGGTTGACGACAACCCGCCCATTGACGGCGACATCGAGCAGTTAATCGCTGAGAAACAGCAAGCGCTACTCGAAAGCGGCATCATGACTGAACTCCCTGAAATGGAGACCTTCACGCCTCCACCGCTTTCGCCGGAAGACATGGGTGGCATCGATGATGTTAAAGCGGACCCAGCCCTGCAGGAATCCTTATGGCCGGCAATCGAAGAGCAGAAGGAGGACGCCCCCCCCTCAGCAGACTCTCCGGAGGATGCAAGAGCGGTGAAAATGGTGGGGGCTCCCATTCCGATTGCCACAACGATTGATATCGATGAGTGGTGGCCGGCGGTGGCGCATGGCGGTGATCATTATCTGGTTGTCTACGTGAGACAGGGCAATATCTATGGAAAAGTTTATTCTAACACGGGCGAGTTAAAAAACACCATCACCATTGCTGATTGGGCAGCCGATTGTGAGTTTCCCTCCGTAGCCTATGAAGCAAAAAGCGGCCTGTTCGTGGTGGTCTATGAATATCATTTTTCATCCTCTGATTATGATGTTGTCATTCAGCTTGTCTCCCCGACGACTGGGAACATCGGGGATGCATATTGGGTCAGCAATAGTGTCTATCATGAATGGTACCCGGATGTGGCCTGCAAACACACCAACGGCACTTGCCTGATCGCCTTTCAGCATAACCAGGAGGGCCGAATCAAGGGTCGTTTCTATACCATTTCCAGCAGCGGGATAACTCACGGGAGCACCGTAAGAGACCTTTCGGATGCAACGGGCGCAAGTTTTCCTCACCTGGCCTGGGGCGTCGGGAGGGGCCTCTACATGGTCACTTATGATTGGTGGTCCGGTGTTAAGTATTCTGCCAGCTACACCAAGGTCTATGATCACCCGGTGGCCGGGGGCAACCAGTACGTTCATTTCGATTCCTACGTAGCCGCGACTTTCCCAAATGCCACGTTTAATAGCGATGTGACCTACGACCCCTGCACCGAGAAGTTTTTGGTCTCTTTCTACCACCTTTTTTCTTCTACCGATCGCGACCCGTGGGTTGTTGCCAAGCTTTCCACAACGAGTGCCGCGGGCTTTCCCCCGTTTACTATTGCCTATACGACTCAAAATGAGTATGAGGGCGGCATCAGCTTTGTGACCGACAGTCACCTGAAGCCCTTTTGTGGGTCCATGGACAATCTGGTTGTCACCTATATTAACGATTCGGTGGGAGTTAAGGCAGCAGAACTGCGCGGCAACAGCAGCACCACCAACCCGATCTATGTGCGGGACGCCACAAGCCTGCAGTTGATCGTAGATAAGAACTATGCGGTCTACAAGAATCAACGCACTGCCATATCAAGCGGATCGCAGAAGGGAGAGCTGTTCACCGCCTCTTCGGGGAAATGGGGTCCTCCATCACCTTGGACCGATCTTGATGTGGAAGGTCAAATTGTCGCAATTAGCGGGCGTGTATACATCCCGCTTTTACGGCGTTAAAAGGGCCAGGGAGTCGCGCCCAGCCGATCGTCGGCGACAGCAAATTTCGTTTGGTTAACAAGGTGTGCCCATCCCAGGGCACACCATCCATGCGGCTAACGCCCCGGCTTTCGCCCAGGAGATACGCTGACCAAAGCGGGGCAGGTTGTCGTAACCTGCCCCGGTGACCGACCGATGTTTTTAGGTTCAGCTAAAAAACGGTTGAAGCTACAGCCAGCCGCGCAGCTCCATCGCCTTAACCACTTTATCAATCGCCACCATGTAGGCGGCGTCGCGCATGTACACATCCTGCGCTTTGGACATATCGTACACCGAGGCGTAAGCCTGGGTCATTTTGTCATCCAATTTTTCCAGCACCTCGGTCTTGGTCCAGTAGAAGTTCATGTCATTCTGGACGCCCTCAAAGTACGAGGTGGTCACGCCTCCGGCGTTACACAGGAAGTCGGGGATCACAAAAATGCCGCGCGCTTTCAACACCTCATCTGCCTCAGGGGTGGTGGGACCGTTGGCGCCTTCAGCCAGGATCTTCACCCGGCTGTGGATCTTCTTGACTGATTCACCATTGACCTGTCCTTCCAGCGCCGCCGGGATGAGAACGTCCACCTCTTTGGCGATCCATTCATCGCCAGCTTCGATCGTATATCCGGCGCTTACCGCCTGGTCCTTGTTGATCGATCCATACTGATCGGTGATGCTCACTAAGAAATCCAGGTCGATGCCATCATCCTTGCAGACCGTATAAGAGGCGCGATCCTCACGATCCCAATAGCTGACACAGATCACCTTTCCGCCCAGTTGTTTGATAAAGCCTTCCGCCGCAAATTGAGCCACGTTGCCAAAGCCCTGGATCGCTGCCGTGGTCTTGGTCGGATCAATCTTGAGGTGCTTCATGGTTTCACGCACGGTGTAGATCACGCCGTAGCCTGTGGCTTCTCGCCGACCGAGGGAGCCGCCGCCGCCCACCGGCTTGCCGGTGATCACGCCCGGAGTGTACTGCCCGGTGATGGTCGAATATTCATCCATCATCCAGCCCATCATCTGCGCATTGGTGCCGACATCGGGCGCAGGAACGTCCTGCCGGGGTCCAATATTGCGCCAGATGCTGCGCACATACGCCCGGCACAGGCGCTCTTTTTCGTCCATGGACAGGGTTGCCGGGTCGACGACGATGCCGCCCTTGCCGCCGCCCAGGGGAATATCGGCAACGGCGCATTTCCAGGTCATCCACATGGCCAGGGCGCGCACGGTATCCGCGGTTTCACCCGGATGAAAGCGGATGCCGCCTTTCGCCGGTCCGCGGGCATCATTGTGCTGCACGCGATAGCCCTGAAACACGCGAATACTGCCATCGTCCATCTGCACCGGCAAGCGTAGATGATATTCTCGCAGCGGAAACCGCAGGATCTCCCTGACCTGCTGGTCGAGTCCCAAAAGGTCTGCAACCCGGTCAAATTGCTTCTGAGCCATGGTAAAAGCATTGGTATGTTCTGACATAATTTCTCCTATCAATTGATGTTTATTAAGTGTCTCTGATCAGTCTTTGCAGGCAGTCAACGCATCTGCGTGTTGGTCATGATTAATCATACATGGGCACCTCGAATGAAGACCCGCGCGAAATTTAGCTCAGTTGTCTCAGGGTTAAGAACATGCCTGCTCCGTCGAGTTCTGAATCGAATTTTACCATAACTGAGATTTGATTTTCCGTCAATATGCATGCTGTAAAGCCTTCCGGATGCCATTCATCATGGTTCCGCTATGCAGGCTTTCCGCTAAGGCGATCGCAAAGTCAAACACATCTGCCAGACCCATGATGATTCACACATTGTAGGTGGAAAATGGAACTCCAGGCGCAGAAAATGCGTCTATATGACGAAAGAAAGCAGAAGATTGATATTCAAATCGTTTTTGGAGGAAGAAATGTCTAAAAAATTAAATTTATTGTTCGTCAGCATCCTGATTTTGGGCGCACTGGCTGCCTGCTCGCCGAAAGCCCCGTTCACCAGCCCGGATAGTAGCCGCACACTTTCGGTCAACGGAATCGGTCGGGTCACCGTCGTCCCCAACATGGCAACGATCAACGTCGGCGTTCATTCCGAAGCGGAAGTCGTCACCGATGCCCTGGAGGCTAACAGCGCCCAGGCGAATGCCATTTCACAGGTTTTGCAAAAGATGGGAATTGAAGAAAAGGATATTCAAACCTCGAACTTCAATATCTATCCGAACGATCGCTGGAATCCCATGACCGGAGAGGTGGAAGGTCGCTACTTTGCGGTTGAAAACACCGTCAATGTGACCGTGCGCGATTTATCCACCCTGGGTGAGGTGCTCAACGCAGTTGTAGAGGCAGGCGCAAATTCGATCTACGGGATTAGCTTCAACGTTGACGATCGTTCAGCAGCGATTGCCGAGGCGCGCGATTTAGCGATTGCGGATGCAAAGGTTAAAGCCGAAGCGATTGCTGCCTCCGCCGGCGTCAAACTGGGCGAGATCATCAGCATCAGCGTCTATGAATCCAGCACGCCCATCGGTTTCTATGATGGTATGGGTGGGATGATGGCCGCAGAAATGGACGTCCCCATCGCTGCCGGCACGCTGAGCGTTGTAATGGAATGCAACGTCAGCTACGCCATCAAGTAAGTCGGGTTGCTAAAAACTCCACACAAATAGAGACATGCGTCTGGGCATGTCTCTTGTGGTTTAAGCGTTTTAAGTTTTCATAAAAACTGGTCCAATTTACTTCCTACTGAGTATACTACTTACCCTAATGGGATTTGTTTAAGTCGTCAACAAATTCTGGTTTAGGTTTTTTTAAAATAAAGCATTAAATTGGAGGTTTGAATGCAAATTGTAACCGACAGCGGCTATGACCTTTCACCGCAACAAGAAGAAGGCCTCCCGATTCATTCGCTGCCGCTTAAGCTCACCTTGAACAGCGTATCTTATCGCAGCGGGATTGACATCCAGCCGGAGGAGTTCTACTCGATGCTGGAAAATACCGACGATATGCCCACAACGTCAACCCCATCCCCGGGTGAATTTCTTGAACTCTACCAAAAAATTGCTGAAACCGATACGGACATCCTCTCCGTTCACATCTCATCGGGTCTGAGCGGTACACTTGGCGTGGCGCAGGTTGCAGCGAGCCAGCTACCACACCTCAATATTCAACTGGTCGATACCCGTACGCTTTCTGGTGAAATGGGCTGGCAGGTCGAAGCTGCCGGGCGGGGCGCCCTTGAAGGATGGTCGCTGGAGGCGGTATTACAGCGCCTGGCGCAGATCCGGGCAGCATCAGAGATCATCTTCACCCTGCCCAACCTCTCGTACCTGATCCACGGCGGGCGGATCAGCCACCTTAAGGGTTTGCTGGCTAACCTTCTGGGGATTAAACCCCTGATCGGGGTTGATAAAGCCGACGGCAAATATTATGAACGCGGCAAAGCCCGCACCTTCCAGCGCGCCATTCAAGCCATTCCCGCTTACATCGCCAGTAAATTTCCAGAAGGCACACACCTTCGCGCCCAGATCGGCCATGCGAACAATCCCGATGCCGCCAGCAAGCTGCGAGAAGCCACAGAAGCCCTTTTTAAATGTGATTGGCTGCCTGATTTCACAATCTCACCTGTTCTGGGCGCACATACCGGGCGAGGTTTGGTCGGCCTGGTCTTTGCGCCGTTGAGCAGCTTGCCCGCCTGAGAATCAGCATTAACCTGCGCCCAAATCAGGCACTAATGCCTGAATACAAACAAAATAAAACAACCCCGAGGGACAATCATACAGCTCCTCGGGGTTGCCGTGATATTAAGCGTGGCTTATGGCATGGGGTTATTATTCGCCCAATCATCACCGAGGATAAAAATAATATCAAAACCAACATCCACCTCGTCATTGTAGTGAATGTTGAGGGATGTTAACCCTGAAATTTCTGCCAGAAATTTTAATGCATAGGGCTTGCTGTTATACAGGAATATTTTGCTGAACACCGTATACTCAGCGTTGGTCTCTTCCACGACATTGATGCCCTGCTCACGCAGCCAAGCCGCAGTCTGAGCTGCCAGGCCGCCATACGAGGACCCATTGCGCACAGAAACCCGTGCACCTTCCTCAGCGATGATATCGCGCAGATCACCCTCTGCAACAGGACCAAAGACATCTCCATCACCAAAAAGCTCATCGCGCAATAAACGGATTTTATCGGGCATCGGTCTGAGAATATCGAGCCCATCTTCTGATACAGCCATGGTGGTATATTCATTGCTGATCATCCGCGATTTGATGTCCGCGCGGTCGATATCGAGAACGGACCAACCCAGTTTGATTACCTCGTTAACCGACAGGTTGGTGTGGATGCCGGCGGAGATATCGGCATAAATCTGCGGCGCTTTAGCCACCAGTTTGGGCATCATATCAAATTCAAGAATGCGGTCCCGTACAGCGATAATAAAAGCCTGCTGTCGTTTTGCCCGGCCAAAGTCGCCGGCTTCACCAGCCCGCGAGCGCACATAAGCCAGGGCATATTCGCCTGGCAATGTATAGATACCCGGTTCAATGGTAATGGTGTTATCCGGGCCGCGGCGGTCCAGCACCATGGGCTCGTCAAAGGTCAATTTGACACCGTCAATGTGGTCGATAAAATCCACAAACGCCTGAAAATCAATTTGAGCATAATATTGAATGGGTACCCCTAAAAGTTCTTCAACGGTTTTCATTGCCAAACCCGGACCACCGCCCGGTAAATTATAAACCTCCCCCAGGTAATACGCGGTGTTGATCTTGTGATAATCAAATCCAGGGATGGGCACCCACAGATCCCGGGGGATTGATAGCATGCCGGCCGTATCATTCAGGGGGTCAAAGGTCAATAAAATCATGGTATCGGTACGCGGGGTCTCTCCCGCTTCCCAATCCCGGTAGTCCAACCCCATTAAAAGAAGATTAATTCGACTGATTCCATCCCAGGGCTCTGGTGTGGGCAGGTTGGCAGAGGGGACATACCCGGACGACGTTTTATCTGAGGTTAAGCCTTCCTGATCCCCGTTCGTCAACTGTGCGTTTATGATCGGGTCACCAGGTAGTGAAAACGTCTGGTTGGTAGCCACGATGTGCCAGGCAAAACGAAAGCTGAAGAATGATCCGACCAGCCCCAGCACCACCAAGACGCCGAGAATAATCCGGGTCGTTCGGTCCTTAGGGAAATTACGGGCAATGTTTTTAAAGAAGGTTTTCAATTGACTCTTCGTGTGTAAAAAAATATTTCAAGCAACTGGCACTGAATTGCAACAAGCAACCCGGGTTCAGACATGATCAATGCAATCCAGGGAAAAATAAGCTACCCAAACTCCGCTATTTAATCGGTGGGGGAGGAATCGGCAGGTCAGCCTTGTCAGTCTCAATCCATTTATCGCCTTCGTCGATCAACATCACCGGGATATCCTCAACGATAGGATATTTTCGACCGCACTCCTGGCAAATCAGCCAGCATTCCTGAAAATATTCAAGCAATCCCTCACTGTTTTGAACACAACTTGGGCAGCGTAACATGTCGAGCAATTCTTGATTAACCATCGAGCCTCCAGTAATCCAGCATCAGGTGCGTTCCTGAGCGACAGATTTTATTTTAATCTATCTCATCTGATCCGTCTACCACTTCAGATTAAGCCGTTCAATCTGATTTTTGCTCCGGGATGCCTTCCGTGCCGGGTCCATATTCGAAGATCGCCTGCCAGGGCTCGAAATGTGTGTAGAAGGCATCGGAAAAATAAACCTGGTCGTGCAGATAAACGGTGCGGGTGACACTGACATTCGCGCCATCAGCAGCGTAATCAACCTGCTTGATCGTGCCTTTGGGCAGGTCGGGATTCTCGCGATAAAGGGGGTCTGGCGCTTTAACAATGTTTGTCGGCCCTGTGGTATGCCAGTCCACAGTGCGCCCGGTGTTGGTGGAATAAAATTTCCAGGTCAGTGAAGCGCTTCCCACATAAGTTTCCATCAAAAGCCAGTGATCCGTGTCATTGGTGAACTTAAGATCAACAAACGGCACATAAACGGTGGCATCCAAACCGGCTAAATTGGGGTCTCGAGCGCCGTTGCTCAACAGCTCATAATACCCAACCCGGTAGGAATGGGCATGGCGCTCGTTGATGGGAAAGCCGGCAAAAAAGGCCGCCCGGAAGAGAGTAGTGCTCACCTGGCAAATCCCGCCACCGATGCCCTGGATGGTCTGGTCCCCGTAGATTATGGGCGCTTCAGCATAGCCGTTATCCAGGCTGATATTGCCCAATGCCTCTGCCATAGAAAAGGTCTCCCAGGGTGCGATCAACAAGCCATGAAAGCGACTGGCGCCGGCGCGGATATTTTGCACGCGGGTGCTTCCCGAATCAAAGAAATAAGAGGTGTATGTCTGCACCTGCTCGACAATTCCCAGCTCTTCCCCGGTCATATCATCGGTCACTGGCGGCTTGAGGGTGGTGAAGGTTAATGGGACCTCATGTACACCGTTTAGCAGTTCCGCATTGATATTCTCAATCGTTGTTTCGATATCCAAATCTCGACCGATGACTGCGGGTTCCAGCACCTCTAACTGCCGCGTATCGTCGTTGAAGATAAAGCGTGCATTGACCGGGTTGACAAACAAGCCGGGCGCCAGGCTGCTGAGGTAAATGCGGAACAAGTCCTGATTAATCCCCACCTGATACAAGGTTTCGTCCCCGTCATCAACACGTAAAATGGTCAGCATCCCCGCCAGATCGCCGGGGGCAATCGACCAGGATTGGCTTTCATCTTCACCGGTAGCCGGCGCGGTCAGTACCAGGTGATCGCTGAGGATCTTGCGAGCCTGCTTTGCCGGGAGTTCAACATCCATGATCATCGGTTGTGTTTCATGCACAATCAGGTCGATCGGTGCATCTTCCATCTGCACAAGATGGGTCGCAACTTCTGACAGCGCTGCTGAAAGGTCAACTTCAAGCCCCACCTGGCCGCTGACCACGGACACATCGGTATTGTCTAAGCTCAGGGATGCTTCGACCACCGGGCGATCGATTTCTTCAGCAATGGATTGCAGCACCTGCAAAGCAACCCGCTCATCGTAAAGCGCAACAGGTGCAATTTGCACTCCGGTAAACCAGGCGCTGGCTTTCTCGATCAGGTTTGCGCCAAACCAGCCGCCGCGACCCACGTCAAACGCCTTTTCAGCACTGGATGAGGGGTCAACGCGATAACCCAGCTCAGCAGGCGTGAAGCGCCACTCCTGATCCTGGTAAGTGAACTGGAGCGTGCCCTGCTGCCTGAATTGGAGCGCATCGGCTAATTTTTCGTTGGTCTCTTCAAGGGTCATTCCGGATAAGTCAATATTTTGCACGTGCACACCCGGGTAAACCCGATCCGCATAGGCAACCTCGTAGCCCACCAATGCAGCGATGAGAGCCAGGCTAAAAATCACCCCGGCAATGGGCAATGCCCACAAAATGCGCAGCAGCGGTTGTTGGGATGGATTTGTTCGGTCATTGTTGTTGATCATGGTTTTCGATTGTACCGTATAGGTCTTAAAAATGTGTTAGAAAAAGGTTTTGCAAGGAGTAAGACGTTTGCAGATCGGTAAAGGTTCCTCAACCAGGCTCCCATCAGTATCAAGGATACTTTCTCGTTTATAATAAGACAAACCAGATTAAACAGGAAAGGCAGACCAAGTTATGACCCTTCAAATGGTTTTATTGATCATCATTATTCTGGCTGCGCTGGTTCTATTTTCGATTGAGTTCTTGCCCGCCGATGTCATCGCTTTGGGGTTGATGATGGCTTTGATCCTCACCGGCATCCTGCCCGCCAGAACTGCCTTCGCTGGCTTTGGCAGCGATACCTCCTTGATGATATTGGGGATATTGATTTTAACCGCGGCCCTGGTGCACACCGGCATCGTGCAGATTCTTTCACAGAAGATTATTCAGTCGGTCGGCGATGATAAAAAACGGCTGTTTTGGATCATCACCGGCTCTGCAGGGATTATTAGCTCATTTATATCCAACACAGCCGCAGCAGCCTTTTTCACCCCGATGACAATCGGATTATCAAGGCGCTTGAAAATCAACCCTTCGAAAATGTTAATGCCGATGGCTTTTGCAACCATCCTTGCCAGTTCGGTCACGCTGGTTGCTACATCGACCAATGTGGTCGTCAGCGGGCAATTAACTCAATATGGGCTACCTCCCCTGGGTATGTTCGAGATGACGGCTGTAGGCGTTCCCATTTTAATCGTTGGCTTACTGTACATGTACTTCATCGGACAGCACCTCATCCCGATTCGGGAAACCAAAAGTCAGGATCCGCAACAGGAGATCCTCTCATACCTATCAGAAATTAAAATCACCCCAGACTCCCCCTGGGCTGGTAAATCGCTACAGGAAATCGGTTTAGGCAAGGAATACGACCTGTATGCTCTGCGAATATTAAAAGAAACGGGCATCCACGTAGAACCGCGTTCATATACCATCCTCCATCCGGGTGATCGCGTATTGGTTGAGGGCAACAAAACCGACCTGATGACCTTACGCGAGAAGAACCTGGTGGCTTTTACCGGTGAATTTGACCCGCAATCCGATATTTCGAAGACCCTCTCCCTGGCGGAAGTGATCCTGCTTCCCGGGTCGCCATTGATCGGTCGCACGCTGCGAGGGCTTAATTTCAGGGATCGCTATGGGCTGCAGGTGCTGGGTATCAACCGCAAAGGCGAGACCATCCGCCGCCGGATCAGCCTGACCCGGTTGCAAGTTGGCGATCAACTGCTGCTTCAGGGCAACCCGGAAACGATCCGTGGATTGGGAAAGAATATCAGTTTCAGGGTGATCAGCGGCGAATTAGAATCCTTGCCTGAAACCAGAAAAGCACCCCTGGCGCTGGCCATTTTTGGAGGCGTGATTCTGCTGGTCTCGGTCAATGTGCTGACACTGACTGTGGGCGTTATGCTGGGCGCCTTAATTGCCTTTATTACCCGCTGCATCACCCCTGAGGAAGCCTACCGCCAGGTGAACTGGGGCGCATGGTTGCTGATTGCCTGTATGCTATCATTGGGCCGAGCCATGGAGGTAACCGGTCTGGCGACACTGCTGGCAGATCAGATTGTGGCACTGATCGGGGTGTCTCATCCGCTGCTGCTGCTATCGACGTTCTTTTTTCTGTCAATGCTATT from Brevefilum fermentans encodes:
- a CDS encoding SLC13 family permease is translated as MTLQMVLLIIIILAALVLFSIEFLPADVIALGLMMALILTGILPARTAFAGFGSDTSLMILGILILTAALVHTGIVQILSQKIIQSVGDDKKRLFWIITGSAGIISSFISNTAAAAFFTPMTIGLSRRLKINPSKMLMPMAFATILASSVTLVATSTNVVVSGQLTQYGLPPLGMFEMTAVGVPILIVGLLYMYFIGQHLIPIRETKSQDPQQEILSYLSEIKITPDSPWAGKSLQEIGLGKEYDLYALRILKETGIHVEPRSYTILHPGDRVLVEGNKTDLMTLREKNLVAFTGEFDPQSDISKTLSLAEVILLPGSPLIGRTLRGLNFRDRYGLQVLGINRKGETIRRRISLTRLQVGDQLLLQGNPETIRGLGKNISFRVISGELESLPETRKAPLALAIFGGVILLVSVNVLTLTVGVMLGALIAFITRCITPEEAYRQVNWGAWLLIACMLSLGRAMEVTGLATLLADQIVALIGVSHPLLLLSTFFFLSMLLTQPMSNQAAAVIVTPVAMQAAANLNLNPRAFAIMIAIGASNSFITPLEPACLMVYGPGNYRFFDFLKVGAMLTVLIFGVAILMVPWLWPL